A single genomic interval of Deltaproteobacteria bacterium harbors:
- the galE gene encoding UDP-glucose 4-epimerase GalE, which translates to MSVLVAGGAGYIGSVTAKVLIEAGRDVVVYDNLSRGHRQAVPAGAQFVQGELADTDRLRRALREHRVTCVLHFAAHSLVPESMEKPELYFDNNVATGLRVLEAMRAEGTPHIVFSSTCATYGTPRTLPIREDDPQTPESVYGESKLMFERMLAWYQRIHGLRVTILRYFNACGAYGGLGEDHQPETHLIPLVLQVPLGQREHVSIFGTDYPTRDGTAIRDYIHIRDLARAHVAALSAPAGTGFDHYNLGNGSGYSVREVIDAARRVTGREIPAIEAPRRPGDPPELVSTTEKIARELGFACEIPSIEDIIASAWEWHRDHPRGYA; encoded by the coding sequence TCTCGCGCGGTCATCGGCAGGCCGTTCCAGCCGGCGCGCAATTCGTCCAGGGCGAACTCGCCGACACCGACCGCCTGCGCCGCGCGCTGCGCGAGCACCGCGTCACCTGCGTGTTGCACTTCGCGGCGCATAGCCTTGTCCCCGAGTCGATGGAAAAGCCCGAACTCTACTTCGACAACAACGTCGCCACGGGGCTGCGCGTGCTCGAAGCGATGCGCGCCGAGGGAACGCCCCACATCGTCTTTTCGTCCACCTGCGCGACCTACGGCACGCCGCGAACGCTGCCGATTCGCGAGGACGATCCGCAAACGCCCGAAAGCGTTTACGGCGAATCGAAGCTGATGTTCGAGCGGATGCTCGCGTGGTACCAGCGCATTCACGGCTTGCGCGTCACGATTTTGCGTTACTTCAACGCGTGCGGCGCGTACGGCGGCCTCGGCGAGGACCACCAGCCGGAGACGCATTTGATCCCGCTCGTGCTCCAGGTGCCGCTCGGGCAGCGCGAGCACGTGTCGATCTTCGGGACGGATTACCCCACACGCGACGGCACGGCGATTCGCGATTACATCCACATCCGCGATCTCGCCCGCGCGCACGTCGCCGCGCTCTCCGCGCCGGCCGGAACCGGCTTCGACCACTACAACCTCGGCAACGGATCGGGCTACAGCGTGCGCGAGGTGATCGACGCGGCGCGGCGCGTCACCGGGCGCGAGATTCCGGCGATCGAAGCGCCGCGCCGCCCGGGGGACCCGCCGGAGCTGGTTTCGACGACCGAAAAAATCGCGCGCGAACTCGGATTCGCCTGCGAGATCCCGTCCATCGAGGACATCATCGCGTCGGCCTGGGAGTGGCACCGCGACCATCCGCGCGGCTACGCCTGA
- a CDS encoding DMT family transporter, producing the protein MKSQTPTSDREDDPLIDEPPAAPAKSRSLLHSGIAWMLVAQVLFSLMSVFTRMGARHVPWMEVAAARFVIGALIAWGFAMLRGASLRIENRRVAWVRTIFGTGSALAIFYTLSSPRIPLGDAVTLNSTGPVFVALLSWPLIGERVSRAVFLAVPLSIVGVALVVKPSFDVALQLAAISTAGAMSYGVAMIYLRRLGKNESHEAIVLHFSVFGAIVMIALSIPVWVTPDPAGLAVLALTGISAGFGQLAMTRAYSLDRAATISALSYLGIIITHVMAIPMFGERTSPIQWAGSLLVIVAGVVLAFATRRASAPGFAGARVGTR; encoded by the coding sequence GTGAAATCCCAAACGCCCACTTCGGATCGCGAAGACGATCCGCTGATCGACGAGCCTCCCGCGGCACCCGCGAAATCGCGCTCGCTGCTGCACAGCGGCATCGCGTGGATGCTGGTCGCGCAGGTGCTCTTCTCGCTCATGAGCGTCTTCACGCGCATGGGCGCGCGGCACGTGCCGTGGATGGAGGTCGCCGCGGCGCGCTTCGTGATCGGCGCGCTCATCGCGTGGGGATTCGCCATGCTGCGCGGCGCGTCGCTGCGCATCGAAAACCGACGCGTGGCATGGGTGCGCACCATCTTCGGCACCGGCTCGGCGCTCGCGATCTTTTACACGCTCTCGTCGCCGCGTATCCCGCTGGGCGACGCGGTTACGCTCAACTCCACCGGCCCCGTCTTCGTCGCGCTGCTCTCCTGGCCGCTCATCGGCGAGCGCGTGTCGCGGGCTGTTTTTCTCGCGGTCCCTCTGTCCATCGTCGGCGTCGCGCTCGTCGTCAAACCGAGTTTCGACGTGGCGCTTCAGCTCGCGGCGATCTCCACGGCGGGCGCGATGAGCTACGGCGTGGCGATGATCTATCTGCGCCGTCTGGGAAAAAACGAGAGTCACGAAGCGATCGTCCTGCATTTCTCCGTTTTCGGCGCGATCGTGATGATCGCACTCTCGATTCCCGTTTGGGTTACGCCCGATCCGGCCGGTCTTGCCGTGCTTGCGCTCACGGGGATCTCCGCGGGATTCGGCCAGCTCGCCATGACGCGCGCGTACTCGCTCGACCGCGCCGCCACGATCAGCGCGCTGTCGTACCTCGGCATCATCATCACGCACGTGATGGCGATACCGATGTTCGGCGAACGCACGAGCCCCATCCAGTGGGCGGGCTCGTTGCTCGTCATCGTGGCGGGCGTGGTGCTGGCGTTTGCGACGCGCCGCGCCTCCGCGCCGGGATTCGCCGGGGCGCGCGTGGGCACGCGCTGA
- a CDS encoding replication-associated recombination protein A — MTGDLFGTPETDSGETSRTARAPLADRMRPKTLDDVVGQDEVVGPGTMLRQAVESGQLPSMIFWGPPGSGKTTIARILAGVTGSRFVAFSAVLSGVKEIRQIVEAARAHRARGGGRTILFVDEIHRFNKSQQDSFLPHVEAGVITLVGATTENPSFEVNAALLSRCRVLTLRPIDEASLRKVAEKALADPTDGLGADRWKLEDEAWAQLTGSADGDARRVLNTLEVVAGLRLREEDGARVVTAADVREALQTKSLVYDKSGEEHYNVISAFIKSLRGSDPDAALYYLARMVEAGEDAVFIARRMVVLASEDIGNADLRALPLAVATMQAVHMIGMPEARINLAQCATYLATAPKSNASYMGLEAAVAEVRDTGALPVPLAVRNAPTRLMKELGYHQGYRYDHDSPGRHAAQQFLPDELADRQFYEPTGEGHEEAIRKRLEWLRSRKKSRPDE; from the coding sequence ATGACCGGCGATCTGTTCGGCACGCCGGAAACCGATTCAGGCGAAACGTCCCGGACCGCGCGCGCGCCGCTGGCCGACCGCATGCGTCCGAAGACGCTCGACGACGTGGTCGGGCAGGACGAGGTCGTCGGTCCGGGAACGATGCTGCGTCAGGCGGTCGAGAGCGGGCAATTGCCCTCGATGATATTCTGGGGTCCGCCGGGATCGGGAAAAACCACCATCGCGCGCATCCTCGCCGGGGTCACGGGCAGCCGCTTCGTCGCGTTTTCCGCAGTGCTCTCGGGCGTAAAAGAGATTCGCCAGATCGTCGAGGCCGCGCGGGCGCACCGCGCGCGGGGCGGCGGACGCACCATTCTTTTCGTCGACGAAATCCACCGCTTCAACAAGAGCCAGCAGGACAGTTTTTTGCCCCATGTCGAGGCCGGCGTCATCACGCTCGTCGGGGCGACGACCGAGAACCCGAGCTTCGAAGTTAACGCGGCGCTGCTCTCGCGCTGCCGCGTGCTCACGCTCCGGCCCATCGACGAGGCGTCGCTGCGCAAGGTTGCCGAGAAGGCGCTCGCCGACCCGACCGATGGCCTCGGCGCGGATCGCTGGAAGCTCGAGGACGAGGCGTGGGCGCAGCTCACCGGCAGCGCCGACGGCGATGCGCGGCGCGTGCTCAACACGCTCGAGGTCGTGGCGGGGCTTCGCCTGCGCGAGGAAGACGGCGCGCGGGTCGTCACGGCGGCCGATGTGCGCGAGGCGCTGCAGACGAAGTCGCTCGTGTACGACAAGTCCGGCGAGGAGCACTACAACGTCATCTCGGCGTTCATCAAGAGCCTGCGCGGATCGGACCCCGACGCGGCGCTCTACTACCTCGCGCGCATGGTCGAGGCCGGCGAGGACGCCGTGTTCATCGCGCGGCGCATGGTGGTGCTCGCGAGCGAGGACATCGGCAACGCAGACCTGCGCGCGCTGCCGCTCGCCGTCGCAACCATGCAGGCCGTGCACATGATCGGCATGCCCGAGGCGCGCATCAACCTCGCGCAGTGCGCAACGTATCTGGCGACCGCGCCCAAAAGCAACGCGAGCTACATGGGACTCGAAGCCGCCGTCGCCGAGGTGCGCGACACCGGCGCGCTGCCCGTGCCGCTCGCCGTGCGCAACGCGCCGACGCGCCTGATGAAGGAGCTCGGCTACCACCAGGGTTATCGCTACGACCACGACTCGCCCGGTCGCCACGCGGCCCAGCAGTTCCTGCCCGACGAGCTGGCCGATCGACAATTCTACGAACCCACCGGCGAGGGACACGAGGAGGCGATCCGAAAGCGCCTCGAATGGCTGCGCTCGCGAAAAAAGAGCCGACCCGATGAGTGA